A single window of Nitrospiria bacterium DNA harbors:
- the gatB gene encoding Asp-tRNA(Asn)/Glu-tRNA(Gln) amidotransferase subunit GatB, producing the protein MQYEVVVGLEVHAQLKTASKIFCGCSTKFGAGPNTQTCPVCLGMPGVLPVLNRRVLELAVKTGLALHCRIAPYSRFARKNYFYPDLPKGYQISQYELPLCEHGYLEVALPAGQAGVNGRIKRIGIRRAHMEEDAGKNLHEGLEAASHVDLNRAGVPLLEIVSEPDIRSVDEAVAYLKTLRDILVYLDVCDGNMEEGSLRCEPNLSLRPIGQKEFGTRVELKNINSFRFVQKAMEYELRRQEKVLREGGRVVQETRLWNTEKEMTVVMRGKEEAHDYRYFPEPDLVPLMIPKDLIEEVRKTLPELPDAKRERFVRDYGIPVYDAEVLTTSKDLARYFEVCVEAYPQPKTVSNWIMTELLRELKAGGRQIADCPIPPDRFAGLLKMIDNGTISGKIAKTVFEEMYRTGRSPDEIVKERGLVQISDAGAIEALVEEVLQAYPNERESYRQGKSQLLGFFVGQVMKRSQGKANPGKVNELLKSKLGGEKK; encoded by the coding sequence ATCCAATACGAAGTCGTCGTCGGTCTGGAGGTTCACGCGCAGCTCAAGACCGCCTCCAAGATTTTCTGCGGCTGCAGCACGAAGTTCGGGGCGGGACCCAACACGCAGACCTGTCCGGTTTGCCTGGGAATGCCGGGAGTGCTGCCGGTCCTGAATCGTCGCGTACTGGAACTGGCCGTCAAGACCGGTCTCGCGCTGCATTGTCGGATCGCCCCTTACAGCCGCTTCGCGCGAAAAAATTATTTTTATCCCGACCTCCCGAAGGGATACCAAATCTCGCAATACGAGCTGCCGTTGTGCGAACACGGTTACCTTGAGGTGGCCCTGCCTGCCGGACAGGCGGGCGTCAACGGCCGGATCAAACGGATCGGAATCCGGCGGGCCCATATGGAGGAGGACGCCGGGAAGAATCTTCACGAAGGGTTGGAAGCCGCCAGTCACGTCGACCTCAACCGCGCCGGGGTTCCGCTGCTCGAGATCGTGAGCGAGCCGGATATCCGGTCGGTCGACGAAGCCGTCGCCTATCTGAAGACCCTGCGGGACATCCTGGTTTATCTGGATGTCTGCGACGGTAACATGGAAGAGGGAAGCCTCCGATGCGAACCGAACCTGTCGCTGCGTCCGATCGGCCAGAAAGAGTTCGGCACGCGCGTCGAGCTGAAAAACATCAATTCGTTCCGGTTCGTTCAGAAAGCCATGGAGTACGAGCTTCGTCGGCAGGAAAAGGTCCTTCGCGAGGGCGGACGGGTGGTGCAGGAAACCCGGCTCTGGAATACCGAAAAAGAGATGACGGTCGTGATGCGCGGTAAAGAAGAAGCCCATGACTACCGCTACTTTCCCGAACCGGATCTCGTTCCGCTCATGATTCCCAAGGACCTGATCGAGGAAGTCCGGAAGACGCTGCCGGAGCTTCCGGACGCCAAGCGCGAACGGTTTGTCCGCGACTATGGAATTCCGGTTTACGATGCCGAGGTGCTCACGACGTCCAAAGACTTGGCCCGCTATTTTGAGGTGTGCGTCGAGGCTTATCCCCAGCCCAAAACGGTGAGCAACTGGATCATGACCGAGCTGCTACGGGAACTGAAGGCCGGCGGTCGGCAGATCGCCGACTGCCCGATCCCGCCGGATCGGTTTGCGGGGCTGCTTAAAATGATCGACAACGGTACGATCAGCGGCAAGATCGCCAAGACGGTCTTCGAGGAGATGTACCGAACCGGCCGTTCCCCCGATGAGATCGTCAAGGAACGAGGGCTGGTCCAGATCAGCGATGCAGGAGCGATCGAAGCGTTGGTCGAGGAGGTTCTTCAGGCCTATCCCAACGAACGGGAGTCCTACCGGCAGGGAAAGAGCCAGCTTCTGGGTTTCTTTGTCGGACAGGTGATGAAGCGTTCACAGGGGAAGGCCAATCCCGGCAAGGTGAATGAACTGTTGAAGAGCAAACTGGGTGGGGAGAAAAAATGA
- the gatA gene encoding Asp-tRNA(Asn)/Glu-tRNA(Gln) amidotransferase subunit GatA: MDPSQFTIHELHEQLKNHETTSRELTRSVLQRIESLESRIHAFTTVTAEPALEQAEAADRRLQSGRATHPLTGIPIALKDNLCTKGVRTTCSSKMLENFVPPYDATVVGRLKESGAVFIGKTNMDEFAMGSSTENSAFGLTANPWDLNRIPGGSSGGSAAAVAADVCTAALGSDTGGSIRQPAAMCGVVGLKPTYGRVSRYGLVAFASSLDQIGPLTKDVTDCALLMNAIAGHDPRDSTSADLPAEDYARALNRDLSGMRIGIPKEYFIDGMDPEVLHAVKEAIRTMEKLGAKTREVLLPHTEYAIATYYILATAEASSNLARYDGVKYGLRVKPTRDLLEMYMKTRQAGFGPEVKRRIMLGTYALSSGYYDAYYRKAQSVRTLIKSDFDEAFKQVDIIVTPTAPSAAFKIGEKTQDPLQMYLSDIFTISTNIAGIPAISLPCGFTKTGLPIGLQIMGRPFAEETLLKAAYGYEQATEWHKRKPRL, from the coding sequence GTGGACCCTTCCCAATTCACGATCCATGAACTGCACGAACAATTAAAGAACCACGAGACCACTTCGCGGGAACTGACCCGCTCGGTTCTTCAACGGATCGAATCGCTGGAGTCGCGGATCCATGCTTTTACGACCGTGACGGCCGAACCGGCTCTGGAGCAGGCCGAAGCGGCCGATCGCCGGCTTCAGTCCGGACGGGCGACCCATCCGCTGACGGGCATCCCGATCGCCCTGAAGGACAATCTCTGCACGAAGGGAGTCCGGACCACCTGTTCCTCAAAGATGCTTGAAAATTTCGTTCCCCCTTACGACGCGACCGTGGTGGGGCGCCTGAAAGAGTCCGGCGCCGTCTTTATCGGAAAAACGAATATGGACGAATTCGCGATGGGCTCTTCCACGGAGAATTCGGCCTTCGGTCTGACGGCCAATCCCTGGGATTTGAACCGAATCCCGGGCGGGTCTTCCGGAGGCTCGGCCGCGGCCGTGGCGGCGGATGTCTGCACGGCGGCGTTGGGCTCGGACACGGGTGGATCGATCCGGCAACCGGCCGCGATGTGCGGCGTCGTCGGATTGAAGCCGACGTACGGGCGGGTCTCGCGATACGGCCTGGTCGCCTTCGCGTCTTCGCTGGACCAGATCGGCCCGCTCACGAAGGACGTCACGGACTGCGCTTTGCTGATGAACGCGATCGCCGGCCATGATCCCCGCGATTCCACCTCGGCCGACCTTCCGGCGGAAGACTACGCACGCGCCCTGAATCGGGATTTGTCCGGGATGCGGATCGGAATTCCCAAGGAGTATTTCATCGACGGGATGGACCCGGAGGTGCTTCACGCGGTCAAAGAGGCCATCCGGACGATGGAAAAACTGGGCGCGAAAACACGGGAGGTTCTCCTGCCGCACACGGAATACGCGATCGCTACGTATTATATTCTTGCCACGGCCGAGGCCAGCTCCAATCTCGCGCGCTATGACGGGGTGAAGTACGGATTGCGGGTCAAACCGACCCGGGATCTTCTGGAAATGTACATGAAAACCCGCCAGGCGGGCTTCGGTCCGGAGGTCAAGAGACGTATCATGCTGGGAACCTATGCCCTCTCGTCGGGTTATTATGACGCCTACTACCGAAAGGCCCAATCCGTCCGGACCTTGATCAAAAGCGATTTCGATGAAGCCTTCAAGCAGGTCGATATCATCGTAACGCCGACCGCGCCGTCGGCCGCCTTCAAGATCGGTGAGAAGACTCAGGACCCGCTCCAGATGTACTTGTCCGACATCTTCACGATCTCGACCAACATCGCCGGCATCCCGGCGATCTCGCTGCCGTGCGGTTTCACCAAGACGGGGCTTCCGATCGGTTTACAGATCATGGGCCGTCCTTTTGCGGAGGAAACCCTTCTTAAGGCGGCCTATGGCTATGAACAGGCAACGGAGTGGCATAAAAGAAAACCGCGGCTGTAG
- the panD gene encoding aspartate 1-decarboxylase, translated as MLRLMLRSKIHRATVTDANLDYDGSLTVDENLLEAAGILPYEQVMVSNLNNGERFETYVIPSGKRGSGTICLNGPTARKGVIGDRVVIFCYEYYNDQELKTYKPTIIKVDEKNHLIKK; from the coding sequence AATCCATCGGGCGACCGTGACGGATGCCAATCTGGATTATGATGGAAGCCTGACGGTGGATGAAAATCTGCTGGAGGCGGCCGGGATCCTGCCCTACGAACAGGTCATGGTCTCGAACCTCAACAACGGAGAACGGTTTGAAACCTACGTGATCCCTTCGGGTAAACGGGGCAGCGGGACGATCTGCCTCAACGGCCCGACGGCCCGCAAAGGGGTGATCGGAGACCGGGTCGTGATTTTCTGCTACGAATACTACAACGACCAGGAGCTCAAAACCTACAAACCGACGATCATCAAGGTCGATGAGAAAAACCACCTCATCAAAAAGTGA